From one Anopheles cruzii chromosome 3, idAnoCruzAS_RS32_06, whole genome shotgun sequence genomic stretch:
- the LOC128273690 gene encoding elongation of very long chain fatty acids protein AAEL008004-like — protein MTTLASTLVNHYNNLFNERRDERSAHLPLAGSPILILGIVIAYLYFVLKFGPRYMANRKPYNLRSIIKVYNLFQVMANSILFLRISYNVFFQYNYFSFNCQLVDYSRSQRGMDEVFFSYAYFCLKLIDLVDTVFFVLRKKQSHVSFLHVYHHSLMVVTTFCGLVFVPGGHVLILGLWNTLVHAIMYFYYFLTSLGSSESSIWWKKHLTRLQLVQFLHIAFHFGRPLMMGGCKFPLFWLWYGFLQAIFVLALFLEFYLKAYSSKLKRN, from the exons ATGACAACGTTAGCGAGCACCTTGGTTAATCACTATAACAATCTGTTCAACGAACGAAGAG ATGAACGAAGTGCGCATCTTCCACTGGCTGGATCTCCGATCCTCATCCTCGGAATAGTTATCGCATATCTATACTTCGTACTCAAGTTTGGCCCTCGGTATATGGCTAACCGTAAACCGTACAATCTACGAAGCATAATTAAGGTCTACAACTTATTTCAAGTCATGGCCAACAGCATTCTGTTCCTAAGAATT AGCTATAATGTGTTTTTCCAATATAACTATTTCTCATTCAATTGTCAACTAGTCGACTACTCGAGATCGCAGCGTGGAATGGATGAAGTGTTCTTCAGCTATGCCTACTTCTGCCTAAAGCTCATCGATCTAGTCGATACTGTGTTCTTCGTCCTAAGGAAAAAGCAATcacatgtttcgtttttgcacGTCTACCATCACTCTCTGATGGTCGTTACCACATTTTGTGGATTGGTATTCGTTCCAGGCGGTCACGTCCTAATCTTGGGACTCTGGAACACTCTGGTACACGCGATCATGTACTTTTACTACTTTCTAACGTCTCTAGGTTCATCAGAGAGTAGCATATGGTGGAAGAAACACCTAACACGGCTGCAGTTGGTTCAGTTTCTTCATATAGCATTTCACTTTGGCCGACCTCTAATGATGGGTGGTTGTAAGTTTCCATTATTTTGGCTGTGGTATGGGTTCTTACAGGCTATTTTTGTACTTGCACTGTTTCTAGAATTTTACTTGAAAGCTTACAGTTCGAAACTAAAACGAAATTGA
- the LOC128275194 gene encoding D-amino-acid oxidase-like — protein MKQVVVLGAGVNGLSAAVQLAEHYFGVANVTLISEEVSPNTTGDGSAGLWGPYYCGKTPDHKIVKWSSETHAFFHQLWKNGLAGKVGICLQPCMRLTTDPKGYPEPTWKEIVFGCEKISDCDLHRLSKAHGRHYTGGYQFATFTCEPSRLLPYLFNRFTAVGGKFVKCKVQNFDELLEKSSAIDLIVNCSGLGSRDLIGDSKVYPIRGQVARVSAPWIYEIILDDSDDGNYIIPNCETVILGGTHQMNDFNRNLSLEDSRFIFDGCERKLPSLKNATVTSEWVGLRPGRDNVRLELDHFRSGNRSVPVIHNYGHGGCGVTLCWGCAKEVIEISTSVEWNQANRSKL, from the exons ATGAAGCAAGTCGTTGTACTCGGGGCTGGAGTTAATGGCCTTAGTGCTGCCGTACAGTTGGCTGAGCATTATTTTGGTGTAGCGAATGTTACCCTCATATCCGAGGAAGTGAGTCCCAACACAACTGGAGACGGTTCTGCCGGCCTATGGGGTCCCTACTATTGTGGAAAAACTCCCGACCATAAGATTGT CAAGTGGTCGAGTGAAACACACGCTTTCTTTCATCAGCTATGGAAAAATGGATTAGCCGGAAAGGTTGGGATATGTTTACAACCGTGCATGCGGCTGACGACGGATCCAAAAGGATATCCGGAGCCGACTTGGAAAGAAATCGTGTTTGGCTGCGAAAAAATTTCAGATTGTGACCTACACAGATTGAGTAAAGCGCACGGTCGGCACTACACCGGAGGTTACCAGTTTGCCACATTCACTTGCGAACCATCAAGACTGTTGCCATATCTCTTCAACCGGTTCACTGCAGTTGGAGGAAAATTTGTCAAATGTAAAGTCCAGAACTTTGACGAATTGCTAGAAAAGAGTTCCGCTATCGACCTGATCGTGAACTGCAGTGGACTCGGATCACGCGATCTTATTGGCGACAGCAAGGTGTATCCTATCAGAGGGCAAGTTGCGCGCGTCAGTGCTCCGTGGATCTACGAGATCATTCTTGATGACAGTGACGATGGAAATTACATTATCCCGAA TTGTGAAACAGTCATCCTAGGTGGAACGCACCAAATGAATGATTTCAATCGCAACCTTAGCCTGGAAGACAGCCGATTTATTTTTGATGGATGTGAGCGAAAGCTTCCGAGTCTAAAAAATGCCACAGTTACTAGCGAATGGGTTGGATTGCGACCTGGTCGAGACAATGTACGCTTGGAACTGGACCACTTTCGCTCAG GCAATAGGTCGGTGCCTGTTATTCACAATTACGGCCACGGAGGTTGTGGAGTGACGCTGTGTTGGGGTTGTGCAAAAGAAGTTATAGAAATCAGCACCAGCGTAGAATGGAATCAAGCTAATCGGTCTAAGTTGtaa
- the LOC128275312 gene encoding uncharacterized protein LOC128275312 isoform X1: MVSIMDVESNRPSCDNRVILSQSAVSQKSIDLDLSPKSTNSATKDEELTDLSALTTGSDQQPHLSHSKLTTTLVAAPAVSASCSNSIISATNSLNATETDLVKRTMKLDLVDASSNPVRSMSTASSSASAASTTQSTTSTSVVTTTTTAIIMKHRKLKERTFSDDIGSPKSPASTSVEVGDDRKALRDALYQGIFHRHRRTIFAVGSFLRMLKSRNSSYNTIRSSSEGEDDTR; encoded by the exons ATGGTTTCAATTATGGATGTAGAATCAAACAGACCAAGCTGTGATAACCGTGTAATTCTATCGCAAAGTGCAGTCAGCCAGAAATCGATAGATCTCGATCTTTCACCGAAATCAACAAACTCTGCTACGAAGGACGAAGAATTGACCGATTTGTCAGCATTAACTACTGGAAGTGACCAACAGCCGCATCTGAGCCACAGTAAACTCACCACAACGCTGGTAGCAGCCCCGGCAGTAAGTGCAAGCTGTAGTAACAGCATAATCAGCGCAACCAATTCCCTCAATGCTACCGAAACGGATCTTGTCAAGAGAACAATGAAGTTAGATCTGGTAGATGCTTCCAGCAATCCAGTTCGATCGATGAGCACAGCATCCTCGAGTGCAAGTGCAGCCAGCACTACTCAATCAACAACTTCCACTTCCGTGGTGACAACCACCACGACCGCTATCATCATGAAACATCGTAAATTGAAAGAACGTACTTTTAGCGATGACATTGGGTCTCCAAAATCCCCCGCATCTACATCAG TAGAAGTAGGGGACGATCGTAAAGCTCTCCGGGACGCGCTGTATCAAGGGATCTTCCATCGTCACCGCCGGACTATCTTTGCTGTGGGCAGTTTCCTACGCATGCTGAAAAGCAGAAACTCGTCCTACAACACGATTCGCAGCTCATCTGAAGGAGAAGACGACACACGATAA
- the LOC128274291 gene encoding elongation of very long chain fatty acids protein AAEL008004-like translates to MHDYSWSCEPINQKGNPSRKMLIFVTYLYFVSKIIDLLDTVFFVMRKKYNQITFLHTYHHAGMVVATYVFTKFLAGSHATLLGLINSFVHVIMYFYYFLTSFKPELKHSLWWKKHITQVQLLQFTILMLHFGIPLIGGYCDFPKVLLFIGFTQNMFMFTLFADFYIKAYIKNNKFKSIGQKNVE, encoded by the exons ATGC acgattaCAGCTGGAGCTGTGAACCTATCAATCAAAAAGGCAATCCCTCTAGAAAAATGCTCATTTTCGTAACATATCTTTACTTTGTATCGAAAATTATCGACCTTCTAGACACA GTGTTTTTCGTGATGcgaaaaaaatacaatcaaaTAACATTTCTGCATACGTATCACCACGCGGGAATGGTAGTTGCCACTTATGTCTTCACCAAATTTCTAGCAG GAAGCCACGCGACCCTTTTGGGACTAATAAACAGTTTCGTCCACGTTATCATGTACTTCTACTATTTCCTTACTTCGTTTAAGCCAGAATTGAAACACTCATTATGGTGGAAGAAGCACATCACTCAAGTGCAGTTG CTTCAGTTTACTATTCTTATGCTACATTTCGGCATTCCACTCATTGGAGGATATTGTGACTTTCCCAAAGTGCTCCTGTTCATTGGGTTCAcgcaaaacatgtttatgtTTACCCTTTTTGCCGACTTTTATATTAAGGCAtacattaaaaataacaaatttaaATCGATAGGACAAAAGAacgttgaataa
- the LOC128275312 gene encoding uncharacterized protein LOC128275312 isoform X2, whose amino-acid sequence MVSIMDVESNRPSCDNRVILSQSAVSQKSIDLDLSPKSTNSATKDEELTDLSALTTGSDQQPHLSHSKLTTTLVAAPAVSASCSNSIISATNSLNATETDLVKRTMKLDLVDASSNPVRSMSTASSSASAASTTQSTTSTSVVTTTTTAIIMKHRKLKERTFSDDIGSPKSPASTSEVGDDRKALRDALYQGIFHRHRRTIFAVGSFLRMLKSRNSSYNTIRSSSEGEDDTR is encoded by the exons ATGGTTTCAATTATGGATGTAGAATCAAACAGACCAAGCTGTGATAACCGTGTAATTCTATCGCAAAGTGCAGTCAGCCAGAAATCGATAGATCTCGATCTTTCACCGAAATCAACAAACTCTGCTACGAAGGACGAAGAATTGACCGATTTGTCAGCATTAACTACTGGAAGTGACCAACAGCCGCATCTGAGCCACAGTAAACTCACCACAACGCTGGTAGCAGCCCCGGCAGTAAGTGCAAGCTGTAGTAACAGCATAATCAGCGCAACCAATTCCCTCAATGCTACCGAAACGGATCTTGTCAAGAGAACAATGAAGTTAGATCTGGTAGATGCTTCCAGCAATCCAGTTCGATCGATGAGCACAGCATCCTCGAGTGCAAGTGCAGCCAGCACTACTCAATCAACAACTTCCACTTCCGTGGTGACAACCACCACGACCGCTATCATCATGAAACATCGTAAATTGAAAGAACGTACTTTTAGCGATGACATTGGGTCTCCAAAATCCCCCGCATCTACATCAG AAGTAGGGGACGATCGTAAAGCTCTCCGGGACGCGCTGTATCAAGGGATCTTCCATCGTCACCGCCGGACTATCTTTGCTGTGGGCAGTTTCCTACGCATGCTGAAAAGCAGAAACTCGTCCTACAACACGATTCGCAGCTCATCTGAAGGAGAAGACGACACACGATAA
- the LOC128274284 gene encoding D-amino-acid oxidase-like — protein MEIAKEAIQTTQFTEKESRSFLVLGSGINGLSCAVQLSEAYPDAAIQIIGEYCSPHTTSDVAAGLWGPYLLGNTLEAVCRNWAQTTHDYFHHLWSTGQADPCGICLVSVTELFADPQEPIPWWHDIVFGFQELTYKSLQVLEREHNATGKYGTGFTYVTFTCEPTTLMNHYCHTLTSKRNVKFHQKHIQGLECLNSLNIDQHTIIINCLGLGAGQIFNDTDLEPIRGQVQKVLAQGVFHSIANNSSYIIPNTATITLGGTKQKSHVTRVFPSDRYSIRKNCEAIVPALKHATVIKDIVGLRPVRSTGVRLQIGTVNGTFGKRTIVHNYGHGGAGITLAWGCARHVVQLVQNENKQLQNIRSRL, from the exons ATGGAAATAGCAAAAGAAGCTATCCAAACCACGCAGTTCACCGAGAAAGAAAGTCGATCATTTCTCGTCTTGGGGAGTGGAATCAATGGGCTGTCGTGCGCAGTACAATTGTCGGAAGCTTATCCGGATGCAGCAATACAGATAATAGGAGAATATTGTAGTCCACACACTACAAGTGACGTTGCAGCTGGGTTATGGGGGCCGTACCTATTAGGTAACACCTTAGAGGCAGTATGTAG GAATTGGGCACAGACGACGCACGACTATTTTCATCATCTTTGGTCAACTGGACAGGCAGATCCGTGTGGAATTTGTTTAGTATCTGTTACAGAGCTCTTTGCTGATCCACAAGAGCCAATACCTTGGTGGCATGATATCGTATTTGGCTTTCAAGAACTTACGTATAAATCGTTACAAGTGCTAGAAAGAGAACACAACGCAACTGGAAAGTACGGAACAGGTTTCACTTATGTGACATTCACCTGTGAGCCTACAACACTAATGAACCACTATTGTCATACGTTGACGTCGAAACGAAATGTGAAGTTCCACCAGAAACACATCCAGGGATTAGAATGCTTAAACAGTCTGAATATCGATCAACACACCATTATTATAAACTGTCTCGGCCTTGGCGCAGGACAGATTTTCAACGATACGGATCTAGAGCCCATACGAGGACAAGTGCAAAAGGTCCTGGCGCAAGGAGTATTCCATTCAATCGCAAATAACTCCTCTTATATCATCCCCAATACTGCGACAATCACTCTCGGTGGAACTAAACAGAAAAGCCACGTTACACGAGTATTCCCGTCGGATCGTTACAGTATCCGAAAAAACTGTGAAGCGATTGTTCCTGCACTTAAGCACGCCACAGTCATCAAAGATATCGTAGGATTGCGTCCAGTCCGATCAACTGGAGTACGTCTACAGATTGGAACTGTGAATG GAACATTTGGCAAGCGCACAATTGTGCATAACTACGGACATGGTGGAGCGGGCATCACACTAGCGTGGGGATGTGCCAGACACGTTGTGCAGCTCGTGCAAAATGAGAACAAACAATTGCAAAATATACGCAGCAGGCTGTGA
- the LOC128275193 gene encoding protein polybromo-1-like, protein MSKRRRTSSFQDDEDSDDEVTPEQSPAPSSSTRKKKKLDPMELCQQLYESIRNFKKEDGSTLCDTFIRAPKRRQEPSYYEVVANPIDLLRVQQKLKTDSYEDVDDLAADIELIVNNAKAFYRPDSSEFQDACHLLDVFNTNRKRIVDNQLEEGSLEIRPRKITRPRKSITADDDGSDEGVDFDPYEELFATVMTATDPQDNHELYPMFQLLPSKKLYPGYYDIIDHPIDLKFIATKIQTSAYSSLNEMEKDLLQMTKNACTFNEPGSQIYKDAKMLKKNFMARKADIESGRYKRPASKRTRSTSSAMIAALKEEIESSDDDLDDSMETEGDGPLWQLFDQLYNTANSNDPNAVGAPLGESLWKLPNRRFHPEYYTLIKKPISMAQVRNKLKKGSYAHITDMTADLYLMLDNAKKANQPNHKIHKDALKMQKILNQKLIDSGADLEESDEDDEEEDDTDSSIPTALRKKGRITSGLSSSVGTPLIKSHKMHASAPLKRKLLLLHEFLVDFTFDNRQPMGLFMEKPSKKLYPDYYQVIQHPIDMTTIENNIKADRYATIDDIVGDYRLMFSNCRKYNEEGSMIYEDANILEKALNEKLKEFSGINKKPNGPTKIIKPMRKNNSTPLETKLKQMYDTIREYREPKQNRQLSFIFMKLPSKSEYPDYYDIIKSPIDIEKIEKKLRQQVYESVEDMTTDFMLMFENACKYNEPDSQIYKDALCLQQLLIQTKQSLRSDETVPNVQQAVQELLLSLFTSFYNYQDEEGRCYSDSLAELPEYDDADGNKIRAISLDLIKRRLDKGLYKRLDTFQEDIFSCLERARRLSRTDSQVFEDSIELQSYFIKKRDELCHNGHTLESPALSYNAMHLSAAVESLRQAKLLQEEETDTDNDAVQPSQGESMTIDHKVFSPGDFVYIDLVENKIPGIMYIERLYTTADNVKMMDGLMLLRPFETFHVQTRKFMEQEVFKSDQRMQVPLFQALNKCFVMQVREYVKSKPEGFPEKDVFVCESRYSSKARSFKKLKTWNLTRSFDPVKLIPRETPLVVKRVMSVFKERVEKHKEELSELQLQEAIPEKDKPNVVIYMNGSEDGNVYYEQYNTVCGGVIKTGDYVYVATESGKQSISQITSIWETRDGKSLFRGPWLLTPPEVPGTISRLFYRQEVLLSTIQETTSTVAIVGRCVVLDQNEYISRRPTEIAESDVYMCESIFDEFKKQIRKIVAPSGLRKFTHSQMVTTDEVYHFQRPINPPKVTGGEIASIQDNKPNTANDVMDMKDDFGIIDDSIDGPSSIGSDTVLTASPLPSHTVNSSTSTSTSKKASKPGKKLVTGYLLYSSVHRKKICASNPEATFGDVSRIVGNEWRNLSDQEKTAWEQRAIKINEESAAKYAAEMGESSCPSPATVKTEGPVVQDIMTNHVYECCWDKCDYQFEDPAECTEHCIGEGNGCVYKTFMAPTEQEFICIWRNCVRLRRNMPPFPHIVRLAKHVKEVHLTKSISKLVLPHERSKNYVPSKRQPMQLQTPQSSNNTSINIGSNSNNSAMITLQPMGTNMVNLSINSSNIAQSAQNTILSGNSQMQPINNFQQHQQQSNSVVPSGSVTSQTNTSLPSPYFSYVSAQPAEPLFVTVPPRPQRVLHSEAYIKYIEGLQQKATYVTPWQKTLTATRESIPNTDVNRLPTHWLGKRAKDRPEAVVNALWQLRNFMMKEVIQFDRF, encoded by the exons GTTGCGAATCCGATTGATTTACTGCGTGTGCAACAGAAACTGAAGACAGATTCTTATGAAGATGTCGACGACTTGGCCGCGGATATCGAACTGATCGTAAACAATGCCAAAGCCTTCTACAGGCCAGATTCGTCAGAGTTTCAAGATGCATGCCATCTTTTGGATGTATTCAATACGAACAGAAAGCGGATTGTGGACAATCAGTTAGAAGAGGGCAGTTTGGAAATTCGGCCGCGAAAAATAACTCGTCCGCGTAAGTCCATCACAGCAGACGATGATGGCTCGGATGAAGGAGTAGATTTTGATCCCTATGAGGAGCTGTTTGCTACGGTTATGACAGCAACCGACCCGCAGGATAATCACGAACTGTACCCTATGTTTCAGCTGTTACCGTCAAAAAAGTTATATCCTGGTTATTACGACATAATCGATCATCCAATTGACTTGAAGTTTATTgcaacaaaaatccaaacgaGTGCTTATTCGAGTCTCAACGAAATGGAGAAAGATCTTTTGCAAATGACAAAGAACGCCTGCACTTTCAACGAGCCTGGTTCGCAAATTTATAAGGATGCAAAAATGCTGAAAAAAAATTTCATGGCTCGAAAGGCAGACATTGAATCGGGGCGTTATAAAAGGCCCGCGTCGAAAAGAACACGGTCCACTTCAAGTGCTATGATTGCAGCCTTGAAGGAAGAAATTGAAAGCTCCGATGATGATTTAGACGATTCGATGGAAACAGAAGGGGATGGTCCACTTTGGCAGTTGTTTGATCAGCTCTATAATACGGCCAATAGTAACG ATCCTAACGCTGTAGGTGCCCCATTGGGTGAATCATTATGGAAGCTGCCGAACAGGCGATTTCATCCGGAATATTACACGCTGATAAAAAAACCAATCTCAATGGCACAAGTTCGGAACAAGCTGAAAAAGGGTTCGTATGCCCACATTACCGATATGACGGCGGATTTATACCTAATGCTGGACAATGCTAAGAAAGCAAATCAACCGAATCATAAAATTCATAAG GACGCtttgaaaatgcaaaaaatacTGAATCAAAAACTTATAGATTCAGGTGCTGATTTGGAGGAAAGTGACGAAGATGACGAGGAAGAAGATGACACTGATTCATCGATTCCTACTGCTTTGCGCAAAAAAGGTCGTATAACCTCTGGTCTTAGTTCGTCTGTCGGTACACCGTTAATTAAATCGCACAAAATGCACGCATCTGCGCCTTTGAAGAGAAAATTGCTTTTATTACATGAATTTCTTGTCGATTTCACCTTCGATAATCGCCAACCAATGGGATTATTCATGGAGAAACCATCAAAAAAGTTGTACCCTGATTATTATCAGGTAATACAGCATCCCATCGATATGACAACAATTGAGAATAACATTAAAGCTGACCGTTATGCTACTATTGACGATATTGTTGGCGATTATCGGCTAATGTTCTCTAATTGTCGCAAATACAACGAAGAGGGATCAATGATCTATGAAGATGCAAACATTTTAGAAAAGGCGTTGAACGAGAAGCTTAAAGAGTTTTCAGGCATAAATAAAAAGCCAAACGGTCCTACAAAAAT CATTAAACCGATGCGCAAAAATAACTCAACGCCTTTAGAAACCAAACTGAAGCAAATGTATGACACGATACGGGAATACAGAGAACCCAAACAGAATCGTCAGTTATCATTTATATTTATGAAGCTACCTTCTAAAAGT gaATACCCTGATTACTACGATATCATCAAAAGTCCTATCGATAtagaaaaaatagagaaaaaatTACGACAGCAGGTTTACGAGAGCGTGGAAGACATGACAACCGATTTCATGCTCATGTTTGAGAACGCGTGTAAATATAATGAACCCGATTCTCAAATCTATAAAGATGCCCTGTGTTTGCAGCAGTTGCTTATTCAAACAAAGCAATCGCTCCGTAGCGACGAAACAGTTCCAAACGTTCAACAGGCCGTTCAAGAGTTGCTATTGTCCTTGTTCACATCGTTTTACAACTATCAAGATGAAGAAGGCAGATGTTATTCGGATTCTTTAGCAGAACTGCCGGAATATGATGACGCAGATGGCAATAA GATTCGAGCAATTTCGTTGGATCTTATAAAACGCCGATTAGATAAAGGTCTTTACAAAAGACTGGACACTTTCCAAGAGGATATTTTTAGTTGTCTTGAGCGTGCCCGCAGACTGAGTCGTACTGATTCTCAGGTTTTTGAGGATTCGATTGAATTACAATCATACTTTATCAAAAAACGAGATGAGCTATGCCATAATGGACACACTTTAGAATCGCCTGCTTTGAGTTACAATGCAATGCACCTAAGTGCCGCAGTCGAATCACTACGGCAAGCCAAACTTttacaagaagaagaaactgaCACGGATAACGATGCAGTG CAACCCTCCCAAGGCGAAAGTATGACCATCGATCATAAAGTATTTTCGCCGGGAGACTTTGTGTACATCGATTTGGTCGAAAATAAAA TTCCCGGAATAATGTATATCGAACGGCTGTATACTACGGCTGACAACGTAAAAATGATGGATGGCCTCATGCTTCTAAGACCATTTGAAACGTTTCATGTTCAAACCAGGAAGTTTATGGAGCAAGAAGTTTTCAAAAGCGATCAACGGATGCAGGTCCCACTTTTCCAAGCTCTTAATAAATGTTTTGTAATGCAGGTGCGAGAGTACGTGAAGTCGAAACCCGAAGGGTTCCCGGAAAAAGATGTATTTGTGTGCGAATCTCGCTACAGTTCAAAGGCGCGGTCGtttaaaaaactaaaaacttgGAATCTGACGAGGTCATTTGATCCTGTTAAGTTGATTCCCCGTGAAACACCTCTCGTTGTTAAGCGAGTTATGTCCGTATTTAAAGAGCGTGTTGAAAAACACAAGGAAGAGCTATCGGAACTACAGCTTCAGGAGGCGATCCCAGAGAAGGACAAACCTAATGTTGTTATTTACATGAACGGTTCGGAGGATGGCAACGTATACTATGAACAGTATAACACGGTTTGTGGAGGTGTAATTAAAACCGGCGATTATGTGTACGTCGCAACGGAGTCCGGAAAACAGTCGATTTCTCAAATTACATCTATCTGGGAAACCCGAGA TGGAAAATCGTTGTTTCGCGGACCGTGGCTTCTTACACCACCGGAAGTTCCTGGTACCATAAGTCGCCTATTCTATCGACAAGAAGTGTTGCTTTCTACTATTCAGGAAACAACATCCACTGTGGCAATCGTTGGTAGATGTGTAGTTCTCGATCAGAACGAATATATAAGCC GGCGACCAACTGAAATTGCGGAATCGGATGTGTACATGTGTGAATCgatttttgatgaattcaaAAAGCAGATTAGAAAAATAGTTGCTCCATCAGGATTGCGTAAGTTTACTCACAGTCAGATGGTAACGACGGACGAAGTTTATCATTTCCAACGCCCAATAAACCCTCCAAAG GTTACTGGTGGAGAGATAGCATCTATACAGGACAACAAACCGAACACGGCCAATGATGTGATG GACATGAAGGACGACTTTGGCATTATCGATGATTCTATCGATGGCCCTTCGTCGATTGGTTCAGATACGGTGCTGACGGCATCGCCACTTCCATCACATACGGTTAATAGCAGCACTTCAACGTCAACTAGCAAAAAAGCTTCAAAACCGGGTAAAAAACTGGTCACTGGCTACTTACTCTACTCAAGTGTACACCGGAAAAAAATCTGCGCCAGTAATCCGGAAGCGACGTTCGGTGACGTGTCGCGCATTGTCGGAAACGAGTGGCGTAATTTAAGTGATCAAGAGAAGACCGCATGGGAGCAGAGAGCTATCAAAATCAATGAAGAGAGCGCAGCAAAGTACGCGGCGGAAATGGGAGAATCAAGCTGCCCAAGTCCAGCCACCGTTAAGACAGAGGGCCCGGTCGTACAGGACATCATGACCAATCAT GTGTACGAATGCTGTTGGGATAAATGTGACTATCAGTTTGAAGACCCGGCAGAATGCACTGAGCACTGTATCGGAGAAGGCAATGGCTGCGTGTATAAAACGTTCATGGCCCCAACGGAACAAGAATTCATCTGTATCTGGCGCAATTGTGTACGCCTTCGGCGTAACATGCCACCGTTTCCCCACATTGTCCGTCTGGCAAAGCATGTTAAAGAGGTGCATTTGACGAAAAGTATCAGCAAATTGGTGCTACCTCATGAAAGGAGCAAAAATTATGTTCCTTCAAAGCGCCAACCAATGCAGTTGCAAACACCACAAAGCTCAAACAATACTTCGATCAACATCGGTAGCAACAGTAATAACAGCGCAATGATAACATTGCAACCTATGGGTACGAATATGGTCAATTTGTCGATAAACTCAAGTAACATTGCACAGTCCGCACAGAATACTATACTGTCTGGAAATTCGCAAATGCAGCcgataaataattttcaacagcaccagcaacaatcAAACTCAGTGGTGCCTAGCGGATCTGTTACATCGCAGACGAATACCTCTCTTCCATCGCCCTACTTCAGTT ATGTTTCTGCTCAACCGGCGGAGCCATTATTCGTCACTGTGCCTCCACGACCCCAACGAGTTTTGCATTCGGAAGCGTACATAAAATACATTGAGGGGCTCCAACAAAAGGCGACATATGTTACACCTTGGCAGAAAACACTCACCGCAACAAGAGAATCCATCCCTAACACAGATGTCAATCGGTTGCCTACTCACTGGCTAGGCAAACGAGCGAAAGATCGCCCAGAGGCCGTGGTCAATGCTCTTTGGCAACTACGAAACTTCATGATGAAGGAAGTTATTCAGTTTGATCGATTTTAG